One Maribacter dokdonensis DSW-8 genomic region harbors:
- a CDS encoding TRAP transporter small permease, whose protein sequence is MRNKIDAVLGKTLVLIMSVMVINVLWQVFTRYVTGNPSSFTDELARYLMIWIGVLGAAYVSGRNLHVAIDILPLRQNEKTQKKLKIIVTILVILFVLFAFVIGGSRLVYISYVLGQQSPALQVPLALVYIIIPISGLLIMYYKISDLKNMKS, encoded by the coding sequence ATGCGAAATAAAATAGACGCCGTTTTAGGCAAGACCTTGGTGCTGATTATGTCGGTTATGGTAATTAACGTACTATGGCAAGTTTTTACAAGATATGTTACCGGTAACCCCAGTTCATTTACAGATGAGCTTGCTCGTTATTTAATGATATGGATCGGCGTTCTAGGTGCGGCATATGTGTCGGGTCGTAATCTTCATGTTGCCATTGATATTTTACCACTTAGGCAAAATGAGAAAACACAGAAAAAGTTAAAGATAATTGTAACCATTCTGGTAATACTATTTGTATTGTTCGCTTTTGTGATCGGAGGGTCTCGTTTGGTTTACATCTCATATGTACTGGGGCAACAATCACCTGCATTGCAAGTACCTCTGGCATTGGTTTATATCATAATTCCCATTAGCGGATTACTGATTATGTATTACAAAATTTCTGACCTTAAAAATATGAAATCATGA
- a CDS encoding TRAP transporter substrate-binding protein encodes MKSIQLLSLLSLVITFLGCDIQNDAKTLRLGHGLDVSHSVHKAMVKMGEDLLERSGGKLKLEIYPSQQLGTERECLELLQIGSLDMTKVSVGVLENFAPKMKVLGLPFLFRDRRHSFSVLDGPIGEQLLNEGEQYWLKGLGYYDAGSRSFYTMNKPIEKPEDLVGEKIRVMESATAVNMVKALGGSPTPISWGELYTSLQQGVVDGAENNPPSFYLSRHYEVCKYYSLDEHTVLPDVLLIGTYVWNKLNEQEQKWLSASVKESVKYQRVLWAEAEEEALREVQKAGVEIIRPDKSLFAEKVKDIYEGYKDDQDIYPLIKQIQETK; translated from the coding sequence ATGAAAAGTATACAATTGCTATCGCTATTAAGTTTGGTCATCACCTTTTTGGGTTGTGACATCCAGAATGATGCAAAGACGTTAAGGCTGGGTCATGGTTTAGACGTTAGCCATTCGGTACATAAGGCAATGGTTAAAATGGGTGAAGATCTCTTGGAGCGTTCCGGTGGTAAACTTAAACTTGAAATATACCCTAGTCAACAATTAGGAACTGAAAGAGAGTGTTTGGAGCTTTTGCAAATAGGTAGTTTAGATATGACAAAAGTTTCTGTAGGGGTATTGGAGAATTTTGCACCGAAAATGAAGGTATTGGGTCTTCCCTTTCTCTTTAGAGATCGTCGACATTCTTTCAGTGTACTTGATGGACCTATAGGCGAGCAATTATTGAACGAAGGGGAGCAATATTGGTTAAAAGGTTTGGGTTATTATGATGCTGGCAGTCGCAGTTTCTATACCATGAACAAGCCAATAGAAAAACCAGAAGATCTGGTGGGTGAAAAAATACGGGTAATGGAAAGTGCAACGGCAGTGAACATGGTCAAGGCTCTTGGGGGATCGCCAACTCCTATTTCTTGGGGTGAACTTTATACTTCTTTACAACAAGGTGTTGTTGATGGTGCCGAGAATAATCCTCCTAGTTTTTACCTGTCAAGGCATTATGAGGTTTGTAAGTACTACTCATTAGATGAGCATACGGTGCTGCCAGATGTTCTGTTAATTGGTACTTATGTATGGAATAAATTGAATGAGCAAGAGCAAAAATGGTTGAGTGCATCGGTAAAAGAATCTGTAAAATATCAGCGTGTTTTATGGGCAGAGGCAGAAGAGGAAGCTTTACGCGAAGTTCAAAAGGCTGGTGTTGAAATTATTCGACCAGATAAATCACTTTTTGCGGAAAAGGTAAAAGATATCTATGAAGGTTATAAGGATGATCAGGATATATATCCGCTTATCAAACAAATTCAAGAAACAAAATAG
- the uxaC gene encoding glucuronate isomerase: MVGSKSFIKEDFLLENKFSQRLFHDYASQMPIIDYHCHLPPIDIANNRQFENLTKIWLDGDHYKWRAMRTFGVEEKYITGDASAKEKFAQWGRTVPYTLRNPLYHWTHLELQRYFDIDILLSENTASEIFDEASSKLQTTDFSCHNLITKMNVEVICTTEDPIDSLDHHVKIKNSGFNVKVFTAFRPDKAIVISNENYLEYINKLSEISNVSIDSYKSLCDALGVRLDYFEANGCTLSDHGLSYVPFRNFTDAEIEDIFQKKRAKIQLTLEESEKFQTSILLFLCEQYHSRGWIQQFHLGALRNNNARMTRILGPDTGWDSIGDYSQAETLSKFLNRLDSKDKLTKTILYNLNPADNEVLATMIGNYNDGTVKGKMQLGSGWWFLDQKDGMTKQLNALSNMGLISCFIGMLTDSRSFLSYPRHEYFRRIVCNLFGQEMERGELPQDFDLVGKIIQDISYYNAKEYFKF; this comes from the coding sequence GTGGTAGGTAGCAAGTCATTTATTAAGGAAGATTTTTTATTGGAAAATAAATTTTCACAAAGATTATTTCATGATTATGCTTCGCAAATGCCGATCATAGATTACCACTGTCATTTACCACCAATTGATATTGCCAATAACCGTCAATTTGAAAACTTGACCAAAATTTGGTTAGATGGGGATCATTATAAATGGCGTGCCATGCGAACTTTTGGTGTTGAAGAAAAATATATTACCGGTGATGCCTCGGCAAAGGAGAAATTTGCCCAATGGGGCAGAACGGTTCCCTACACTTTAAGAAATCCCTTGTATCATTGGACTCACCTTGAGCTGCAACGTTATTTTGATATTGACATATTATTGAGTGAGAATACAGCTAGTGAAATCTTTGATGAGGCCTCCTCAAAGCTGCAAACAACAGATTTCAGTTGTCATAATCTAATAACCAAAATGAATGTTGAGGTTATTTGTACAACAGAAGATCCAATTGATAGTTTAGATCATCATGTTAAAATTAAAAATAGCGGTTTTAATGTGAAAGTGTTCACTGCTTTTAGACCAGATAAAGCAATTGTAATATCTAATGAAAACTATCTGGAATATATTAATAAGTTATCTGAAATAAGTAATGTGTCCATTGATTCCTATAAATCTTTGTGCGATGCGCTAGGCGTGCGTTTAGATTATTTTGAAGCTAATGGGTGTACTTTATCGGATCACGGCTTAAGCTATGTGCCTTTTAGAAATTTTACCGATGCGGAAATAGAAGATATTTTTCAGAAAAAAAGGGCTAAAATACAGTTGACATTAGAAGAGTCTGAAAAATTTCAGACTTCTATATTGTTGTTTTTGTGTGAGCAATATCACTCCCGTGGATGGATTCAGCAATTTCATCTTGGAGCGTTACGGAATAATAATGCTAGAATGACTAGAATTCTTGGTCCTGACACTGGTTGGGATTCTATAGGCGACTATTCACAGGCAGAGACACTTTCAAAATTTTTAAATAGATTGGACTCTAAGGATAAGCTTACCAAAACCATTTTATATAACCTTAATCCAGCAGATAATGAAGTACTGGCTACCATGATCGGTAATTATAATGATGGTACCGTTAAGGGAAAAATGCAGTTGGGTTCTGGTTGGTGGTTTCTGGATCAAAAAGACGGAATGACCAAGCAGCTAAATGCCTTATCCAATATGGGGCTAATTAGTTGTTTTATTGGAATGTTGACAGATTCCCGTAGTTTTCTTTCGTATCCCAGACATGAGTATTTCAGAAGAATTGTTTGTAATCTTTTTGGTCAAGAAATGGAGAGGGGAGAACTGCCTCAAGATTTTGATTTGGTAGGTAAAATCATTCAAGATATAAGTTATTATAATGCCAAAGAGTACTTCAAATTTTAA
- a CDS encoding ATP-dependent Clp protease adaptor ClpS has translation MSTKEEIYEELLLEEETVQQNEIVLFNDEVNTFDHVINTLISVCEHSPEQAEQCSLIVHYKGKCTVKTGEYEELKPQCSKLLQAGLSAEIT, from the coding sequence ATGAGCACAAAAGAAGAAATTTACGAAGAACTACTCCTTGAAGAAGAGACGGTTCAGCAAAATGAAATCGTTCTTTTTAATGATGAGGTGAATACATTTGATCATGTAATAAATACATTGATTTCAGTTTGCGAACATTCTCCTGAACAGGCGGAGCAATGTTCTTTAATTGTACATTACAAAGGAAAATGCACGGTTAAAACTGGAGAATATGAAGAACTTAAACCACAATGTTCAAAATTATTACAAGCAGGACTTAGTGCAGAAATTACTTAA
- the prmA gene encoding 50S ribosomal protein L11 methyltransferase, which yields MSDIVYIEYRFKVQPKEPASDILIAELGEAGFESFVEEEDDVLAYIQKTDWSSDILDDIYILGNSNFEITYQYKEIAQENWNATWEQNFQPIIVDDVCMIRAPFHEKIQVDYDIVIEPKMSFGTGHHETTHMMLQHILQLDVENKTVLDMGSGTGVLAILAGMRGATNIDAIDIDNWCYLNAKENVARNNMDFISVYEGDVTLLKDKKYDLIIANINRNILLADLPSYAKCLNKGGVLLLSGFYTEDLEMISQKCTELELKFEKNLERNNWVAAKYVN from the coding sequence ATGAGCGATATCGTATACATTGAATACCGTTTTAAGGTACAACCAAAAGAACCGGCTTCAGACATTCTCATTGCAGAATTGGGTGAAGCCGGTTTTGAAAGTTTTGTAGAGGAAGAGGATGATGTTTTGGCATATATTCAAAAAACAGATTGGTCTTCTGATATTTTAGATGACATTTATATTCTTGGAAATTCCAATTTTGAGATAACTTACCAGTATAAAGAGATTGCGCAAGAAAACTGGAACGCTACGTGGGAGCAAAACTTTCAGCCCATTATCGTAGATGATGTGTGCATGATCAGAGCACCTTTTCATGAGAAGATTCAGGTAGATTATGATATTGTAATTGAGCCAAAAATGAGTTTTGGAACCGGGCATCATGAAACTACGCACATGATGTTACAGCATATTTTACAGTTAGATGTAGAGAATAAAACCGTTTTGGACATGGGTAGTGGTACAGGGGTTCTAGCCATTTTGGCCGGTATGCGTGGCGCTACGAATATTGATGCAATAGATATTGATAATTGGTGCTATCTAAATGCTAAAGAAAACGTGGCACGAAATAATATGGATTTTATATCGGTTTATGAAGGTGATGTTACTTTGTTAAAGGATAAAAAGTATGATTTGATCATTGCGAACATCAATAGAAACATTTTGTTGGCCGATTTACCTAGCTATGCGAAATGTTTAAATAAAGGTGGGGTTTTATTATTAAGTGGTTTTTATACCGAAGATTTAGAAATGATTTCGCAAAAATGTACCGAATTAGAGTTAAAGTTTGAAAAAAACCTTGAACGAAATAATTGGGTTGCAGCAAAATATGTAAATTAG
- the tpiA gene encoding triose-phosphate isomerase, translating to MRAKIVAGNWKMNKNLAETETLLAELSAKLPDTNAEVMVAPTYVNLASAVRTLENSKIEVIAQNMHFAESGAFTGEISADMLLNIGVDTAIIGHSERRAYFAESDAILSKKVITALQKGIRVMFCFGEELEDRKSGNHFKLVESQLKNVLFNLEPSAWSNIVLAYEPVWAIGTGETASPEQAQEMHAFIRKTISEAFDATIANNVTILYGGSVKPGNAEEIFSKPDVDGGLIGGASLVADDFIAIINAI from the coding sequence ATGAGAGCAAAGATAGTAGCAGGTAACTGGAAAATGAACAAAAATTTGGCGGAAACAGAAACACTTTTGGCTGAGTTATCTGCAAAATTACCAGATACGAATGCAGAAGTAATGGTAGCACCAACCTATGTGAATTTAGCAAGCGCCGTGCGTACTTTAGAAAATTCTAAGATTGAGGTTATAGCGCAGAATATGCACTTTGCTGAAAGTGGAGCTTTTACAGGTGAAATATCTGCAGATATGTTATTGAATATTGGTGTTGATACCGCCATAATTGGCCACTCGGAAAGAAGAGCCTATTTTGCAGAAAGTGATGCAATACTTTCCAAAAAGGTAATTACAGCTTTACAAAAAGGCATTCGTGTAATGTTCTGTTTTGGAGAGGAGCTAGAAGATCGTAAATCAGGCAACCATTTTAAATTGGTAGAAAGCCAATTGAAAAACGTACTTTTTAATTTAGAGCCATCTGCGTGGTCTAATATTGTTTTGGCTTATGAGCCAGTTTGGGCAATTGGTACAGGTGAAACGGCTTCTCCAGAACAAGCGCAAGAAATGCACGCATTTATTCGTAAAACTATTTCTGAGGCATTTGATGCAACCATTGCAAATAATGTTACCATTCTTTATGGTGGTAGTGTAAAACCGGGTAATGCGGAAGAAATTTTCTCTAAACCAGATGTTGATGGTGGCTTAATAGGCGGGGCATCTTTGGTAGCAGATGATTTCATAGCGATTATAAATGCCATTTAA
- a CDS encoding BT_3928 family protein: MKYLVGVVRIFVGILFIISGFIKLNDPVGFSFKLEEYFSQGVLDLPFLTPFALAISILVVIVEVMVGVMLILGYKRKLTVWTLLAMIIFFTFLTFYSAYFNKVTDCGCFGDAIKLTPWESFTKDVVLLVLILIIYVGRKYITPLVNSKTLMSVLYVSFIACVGYVYYVLNHLPVIDFRPYEIGKNIEEGMNTPADAPKAVFEYKWKFNVNGNEEIYITNGDYPTVDGEFIDVETKEIQAGYEPPVHDFTIEQNGEDFAASLLQEPKLVMVIAYDLRKSNLEVFKEIKAVTDKALKAGYKVIGMSASGPDQTDALKKENNLAFDFYFTDETTLKTIVRSNPGVLVLEKGTIVQKLHYNDLENLIFE; this comes from the coding sequence ATGAAGTATTTAGTAGGTGTCGTTAGAATTTTTGTTGGAATACTTTTTATCATTAGCGGATTTATAAAACTGAACGATCCCGTTGGTTTTTCATTTAAACTAGAAGAGTATTTCAGCCAAGGTGTATTGGACCTTCCTTTTTTAACTCCGTTCGCATTGGCCATTTCTATACTTGTGGTAATCGTAGAGGTAATGGTTGGGGTAATGCTAATTCTGGGCTATAAACGTAAACTTACTGTGTGGACCTTATTGGCAATGATAATTTTCTTCACGTTCCTTACATTTTATTCTGCATATTTTAATAAAGTAACTGATTGCGGTTGCTTTGGCGACGCAATTAAATTGACTCCGTGGGAATCGTTTACGAAAGATGTGGTACTGTTGGTGTTGATTTTAATTATATATGTTGGTAGAAAATATATAACTCCTTTAGTGAATTCTAAGACCTTGATGTCTGTACTATATGTTTCTTTTATTGCTTGTGTAGGGTATGTGTATTATGTATTGAACCATTTACCGGTTATTGATTTTAGACCTTATGAAATTGGCAAGAATATAGAGGAAGGTATGAACACTCCTGCAGATGCTCCAAAAGCGGTGTTTGAATATAAATGGAAGTTTAATGTCAACGGCAATGAGGAAATTTATATCACCAACGGAGATTACCCAACGGTAGACGGGGAATTTATAGATGTGGAAACTAAAGAAATTCAAGCAGGGTATGAACCACCTGTTCATGATTTCACTATAGAACAAAACGGAGAAGATTTTGCAGCATCATTATTGCAAGAGCCTAAATTGGTAATGGTCATAGCATATGATTTGCGTAAGTCCAATCTTGAGGTTTTCAAAGAAATAAAAGCTGTGACGGATAAGGCGTTAAAAGCGGGTTATAAAGTTATAGGTATGTCTGCTTCCGGTCCTGATCAAACAGATGCGTTGAAAAAAGAAAACAATCTGGCGTTTGATTTTTACTTTACAGATGAAACTACACTTAAAACTATTGTTAGATCTAACCCGGGAGTTTTAGTATTGGAGAAAGGAACCATAGTGCAAAAATTACATTACAATGATTTAGAAAATTTGATTTTCGAATAA
- a CDS encoding DUF1599 domain-containing protein → MLDTAKEYDEVIEICINLYQKKMSDYGSAWRILRLPSLTDQIFIKAQRIRSLQENEVRKVDEGERSEFIGIINYSVMALIQLELGVADQPDLSTEEAVELYAKHIKITKELMLNKNHDYGEAWRDMRVSSLTDLILQKLLRVKQIEDNKGKTLVSEGIDANYQDMINYAVFALIHLGSESEK, encoded by the coding sequence ATGCTAGATACGGCAAAGGAATACGATGAGGTAATTGAGATTTGTATAAATCTATACCAGAAAAAAATGTCAGATTACGGCAGCGCTTGGAGAATTTTAAGATTGCCTTCGCTTACGGATCAAATTTTTATAAAAGCACAACGTATACGTAGTCTTCAAGAAAATGAAGTTCGTAAGGTTGATGAAGGTGAACGCTCAGAATTCATAGGTATCATTAATTACTCGGTAATGGCACTAATTCAGCTAGAATTAGGTGTAGCTGATCAGCCTGATCTTTCTACTGAAGAGGCTGTGGAGTTATATGCCAAGCATATTAAAATTACGAAAGAACTTATGTTGAACAAGAACCATGATTATGGAGAAGCTTGGAGAGATATGAGGGTAAGTTCACTTACAGATCTTATTTTACAGAAATTACTTCGCGTAAAACAAATAGAGGATAATAAGGGTAAAACATTGGTTAGTGAGGGTATAGATGCCAATTATCAAGATATGATCAATTATGCGGTCTTTGCATTAATACATTTAGGTTCAGAATCAGAAAAATAA
- the folP gene encoding dihydropteroate synthase produces MTINCNGNLISLERPKIMGILNVTPDSFFDGGKYKDEASVLNQVDKMLNEGATFIDVGAYSSRPGAKEVDEDTELKRITPIVSLIINKFPDVILSIDTFRSNVAKACIENGAAIVNDISAGLHDNNMLSTVAKLNVPYIMMHMRGTPKNMQQQTDYKDILKEVLFYFSERLAAAKALGVKDIIIDPGFGFAKNLEQNFELLKQMEVMSIIEHPLLAGISRKSMIYKTLDVTADQALNGTTALHMACLQKGAKILRVHDVKEAVECTKLYEQLNA; encoded by the coding sequence ATGACCATAAACTGTAACGGCAATCTTATTTCTCTTGAACGACCCAAAATAATGGGCATTTTAAATGTTACCCCAGATTCTTTTTTTGATGGCGGTAAATATAAGGATGAAGCAAGTGTACTGAACCAAGTTGATAAAATGCTAAATGAAGGCGCAACATTTATAGATGTAGGAGCTTATAGTAGCAGACCAGGTGCCAAAGAGGTTGATGAGGACACAGAATTAAAACGAATTACACCAATTGTAAGTTTAATAATCAATAAATTTCCAGATGTTATTCTTTCAATAGACACTTTTAGAAGTAATGTCGCTAAAGCATGCATTGAAAATGGTGCCGCTATAGTAAATGACATTTCCGCAGGATTACATGATAATAATATGTTGAGCACTGTAGCCAAACTAAATGTACCATACATTATGATGCACATGCGCGGTACACCCAAAAACATGCAGCAACAAACAGATTATAAGGATATTTTAAAGGAAGTACTTTTTTATTTTTCAGAAAGACTTGCTGCCGCAAAAGCATTAGGTGTTAAAGATATTATTATTGATCCAGGATTTGGTTTTGCAAAAAACCTGGAACAAAATTTTGAGCTTTTAAAACAAATGGAAGTAATGAGTATTATTGAACACCCTTTACTAGCAGGTATTAGCAGAAAATCAATGATTTACAAGACATTAGACGTAACTGCGGACCAAGCTTTAAACGGCACCACAGCATTGCACATGGCCTGCTTACAAAAGGGAGCGAAAATTCTAAGGGTGCATGATGTTAAAGAAGCTGTAGAGTGCACAAAACTATATGAACAATTAAATGCCTAA
- a CDS encoding diadenylate cyclase: MDFLNFIDFKITDVLDIIFVAVLLYYIYKLVRGSVAINIFIGIVIVWAFWKLTELLDMQMISSMVGAFMQVGLIALIIVFQQEIRKFLLMIGSTNFANKRNFVKHFKFLKQEGISTETDVDAIIKACEKMASTKTGAILVIERSNSLDFIKSSGDRMNIEINQPILESIFYKNSTLHDGAAVIVGNYIVATRVILPVSNERNIPLRFGLRHRAAVGISEKTDALSIVVSEETGLISYIKNGEFVLYDSITQLTNMLKQDLVQ, translated from the coding sequence TTGGATTTTTTAAATTTTATTGATTTTAAGATTACCGATGTTTTAGACATCATCTTTGTTGCCGTGCTCCTATACTACATTTATAAGCTGGTAAGAGGCTCTGTTGCCATTAATATTTTCATCGGAATTGTCATTGTTTGGGCATTTTGGAAATTGACCGAGTTGTTGGACATGCAAATGATCAGTAGCATGGTAGGTGCATTTATGCAAGTTGGACTTATTGCTTTGATCATTGTTTTTCAACAAGAGATCAGAAAGTTCTTGCTAATGATCGGGTCAACCAATTTTGCCAACAAAAGAAACTTTGTAAAACACTTTAAATTTTTAAAGCAAGAAGGGATTTCTACAGAAACCGATGTAGACGCTATAATTAAAGCTTGTGAAAAAATGGCCAGTACCAAAACCGGGGCCATTTTAGTAATAGAACGTAGCAACTCTTTAGATTTCATTAAAAGTTCTGGAGATCGTATGAATATTGAAATCAACCAACCCATTCTAGAAAGTATCTTCTATAAAAACAGCACATTGCATGATGGTGCCGCAGTCATTGTTGGTAATTATATTGTTGCAACAAGAGTAATTTTACCAGTGTCAAACGAGCGAAACATCCCCCTTCGTTTTGGATTACGACACAGAGCTGCAGTCGGTATTAGTGAAAAAACCGACGCCCTAAGTATAGTGGTCAGTGAAGAAACAGGACTAATCTCCTATATTAAAAACGGGGAATTTGTTTTGTATGATTCTATCACCCAATTAACTAATATGTTGAAACAAGATTTGGTGCAATGA
- a CDS encoding DUF3667 domain-containing protein, giving the protein MNCKNCQNNLRTDYSYCPHCGAKVIRNRLSVKNLWYDATERFFNIDNTFLITFKHLFTKPDEVIGGYISGVRKKYLNPISYLTIAITFGGLFVYVCTEFYPNALDFDFKYENSSSLTDADKMAQDFQKQWNTYLFKYQSLFYIAMLPFLALMSRVVFINKKQFNLSEHFVINIYAYSHISIIVNTVYMLVLWNSKLLFYISMVNLVFQIGFFTWVFYKLFNLTIKQTLLKLLFFLVLFATICFILMLIAIVYSPFHGHISANDSLIKQPPQLRTEPHTDYYNNHLF; this is encoded by the coding sequence ATGAATTGTAAGAACTGCCAAAACAACTTAAGAACGGATTATAGTTATTGTCCCCATTGTGGCGCTAAGGTAATTAGAAACAGACTTTCAGTAAAGAATTTATGGTATGATGCTACCGAGCGATTTTTCAACATTGACAATACCTTTCTTATAACATTTAAACACCTTTTTACTAAACCTGATGAAGTTATTGGAGGATACATTAGCGGTGTTAGAAAGAAGTACTTAAACCCTATTAGCTACCTCACCATAGCAATTACTTTTGGCGGTCTTTTTGTTTATGTCTGTACCGAGTTTTACCCTAATGCTTTAGATTTTGATTTTAAATATGAAAATTCTTCATCTTTAACTGATGCCGATAAAATGGCACAAGATTTTCAAAAGCAATGGAATACTTACTTGTTTAAATATCAAAGTCTCTTCTATATAGCTATGCTACCTTTTCTTGCTTTAATGTCAAGAGTAGTTTTTATCAATAAAAAACAATTTAACCTTAGTGAGCATTTTGTAATAAACATCTACGCATATTCACATATTTCCATAATTGTCAATACCGTTTACATGTTGGTTTTATGGAACTCCAAACTACTTTTTTACATTTCCATGGTCAATTTGGTATTTCAAATTGGGTTCTTTACTTGGGTATTTTACAAACTCTTTAATTTGACCATAAAGCAGACCTTATTGAAACTTTTATTCTTTCTTGTTTTATTCGCTACGATTTGTTTTATACTAATGTTAATTGCAATAGTATATAGCCCTTTTCACGGACACATTTCAGCAAATGACTCCTTGATCAAGCAACCTCCTCAGCTAAGAACTGAGCCTCATACAGATTACTATAATAACCACCTTTTTTAA